The DNA window TCGGACATGCCTCCATGTATCTTTCTGAATCGCAACATGCCTGCTGATCGGCAGCGGTTCAGTCTCGCGCATGAACTCGGGCATGTCGTAATGCATCAGGTGCCATCACCCCAAATGGAAGATGAGGCGAACAAGTTCGCATCGGCGCTACTCATGCCGTCGCGCGATATTCGCCCTCACCTATCCGGGCGGCGTCTTACGATCCAGAGGCTTGCCGCATTGAAGCCTGTCTGGCGGGTATCGATGGCGGCGATTCTCTACCGGGCAAAAGAGATCGGCGCGATCACTGCCAGCCAGAGCCAGTATCTATGGAGGCAGATGAGCTCGATGGGCTACCGCAGAACGGAGCCGACCGAACTTGATCTCAAGGTCGAAATGCCCACCGTCCTTCCTGAGATTGTTAGGCTTCATCTCGAGGAACTCGGCTACGGCTTGTCTGATCTCGCCCGAGCACTCCGCTCAACTAAAGACGACCTGCGTGCTCTTCATCCGCTTCCGGGTCCCAAAGCCCGTTTGCGAGTGGTAAAGTAGGTTTTATTGGATGCGAATGAAACAGTAGCTGAAACTCGAGATCAAAGCCTCAATGGATGGCCGTGATTTCCCAACGGCCATCTCCACGGCTTGTAAAAACCCGATTCAGATATGCGGAAATAAACCCTACATGTTCTTCTTTTGGAACGAACAACATTACCGGGGACTGCTTTCTTTCAACAGTCTCGTGCTCGAGCCTTTGAGATATGACCTTGTCACCAGCAATGAAATCTCTTCGTTGCAAAGCGTGCCAAGGAAGAGGGTCGCGCACAACGAGCGTGTTTGCCGCGCGAAAATAGCTCAAGACTTGCTCGCGACTGGTTCCAGGCAAATCGAAACGTATGACGTGACGCAAGTCAAATACGACCTTGGGCTTCTTCGACATGATAAGCTCACACAGTCGTCTGCCGTGCAAGCCGTCCATGGCAACGATTTCGACGCGATGACCGTCGCGGGAGTCTACATCGTCGAACGAAAAGGAGAGCTGCTCCCCTGATCGCACACGTGAGGGATGCGCCTCAGATACCACCTTTGGAGCGGGGAGGCTGTGGATCTCCTTGGTTATGAGACGCAGGTTCGGATGTGTCATTGCTACTTTGTTAGAGCTGCTTCGAGTTCAGGGTATCCCACGGTGAACGGGGACCACTCGTCCCCCCACTCTGGCGCTTCCATCTCGAAATCTCCAGTGACTTTATCCTTCAAGCGCCAGGTTTTCTCGAATGCTCTCGTGTACATGCGCGGGGAAACGCCGACGAAAGGCCTGAAGAGCACCTTCCCTGGTTCGCGTGGCGTTGGTGCGGTCTCGGGTCGTGGCTGCTGCTCAGCACCTTTCTTCTGTACTGCCATAGACTTGCGCTCAGGAGGCTGCCACTTGAAGGGATTTGTTTCGATAGCGTCGCTATGCAATTCCAGGGCGAGGCTCTTTGGGTAGGGTTCGATGTACTGAACCTCGTACACTCCTGCGCCGACGATGTGCCGAGCGCAATAGTGACATGGGAAGGTAGTAACGAAAAGTCTTGTCCCTACCGTCGACACGCCCTCGCGCCCCGCCGACAGCAACGCATCCATTTCCGCATGTACCGCGCGGCTGAACTCGATCAGCCCACCTAAGCGAGTCTTTCTAATCCGCGCAGCAAGCCCCAGCTTGTCACCGACGGCATCGAGCTCCGGCAGCGCAGCGATCAGCTCATCCATGATTTTGTTTTGCTGCTGGTTGCTGCTGCAGAACCTCGTTTCACGAAAGGCACACCGATGATCCTCATGCTCATGCGGCTTTCCAAACCCCTCGCCATATACCCCACCGCCCGCGGCAGGCACCTCGTTGACGCCTGTCGCAACAACCGTGCCATCGCTGTCGACGAGCGCTGCCCCCACCTGGCGCGACAGACAAGCGCTCCTCACTCGCGCAGAGTGCGCATGATGCATCGCCGTTTCTTCCATAGTCGGCCGAACGATCTGATCATGAGCGACAATATTCACCAACCGGCCAAGGGGCTCATCGAGCGCAAACTTTGTGCCTGAAGGATCATCTTCAGAGTTGTCGACAAAGTAATCCGCCTCGAAAAACGCCTCCGCGACATGTTGCCCCCGTTTATTCCCTGCATCATCAGAATCGCGCTGCATAAAGCGCTTCACTTGGTCCTTTACAGCCTGCTCACCATGACGCGGTCTGCGAAAATACTTCTCAAGTATCCGTTGCTCACGCCTGCTTTCTTCACAAACAACCCCAACAAGAGCAAACGCATTCCCATATGTACGCCGTAGCAAGTTGACCTCTGCAGGATGCCTAATGGAATCAATTAGATAGGCGCGCCGCTCATTGTTTGGCCTTACTGGCTCACCTCGCACGTAGTTAACTTCGTTCGCCTTAGCCCGGAGTCGGGCAATTTCACGCATCACTGCCCTCGCCACCTCTGCCGCATCCCGCTCGCGCATCTTGTCCCCCGCATCTTGATACGCCTCGACAAGCTCCAGTGTTTTTTCCGTCACTTCCGGAAGAGGTGTGCCAATTTCCTCGTGCCATTTCTTGATTAGAGTGCTGGCTTTTATCCACTCAGTTTTGTAATCAGACGCCGCGCAGGCTCGCAATAGAGAATCTATTACACGAGACCCACCCGCGCCAACCGGTCCAACAACTGCGAAAAACATTTCGCCAGACCTGTTTTGTGAAATCACTTCTTTGGAATCTTTGGCGCCCGGTATTTCACCCTTGCTAGACGTCCTTTCTGTGACCTTACGCAATCTTTTTCTCCGAGCGATTGGTTTCGACGTTTGCTTTGGCCTTCCAAAGATCACACCGATAGCCCTGGCGGTCAATCAGACAGTGCCTCCTCAAAGCTGTCCTCTTCGGTCATCAACTTCGCGGAGTTGTGTCGACCTTATCACAGATCGGTCATTTGTTATGGCGCGTTTGAATGACTGGTGCGGGCCGAGGCTGTGTGGAAACGCTGTCTGGTGGTAAGCTTCCGCGAGGCAGCGGGAGACAGGGATGGTGGGTTTCATCGACGGCATCGACCGGGAACAGGTCACGCTTTTCCCTGATCGTCTCGAGGACTGGATCGGCGAGGATCACCTGGTCCGTGTCGTCGATCTCTTCGTCGAGGAGCTTGATCTTCCGGCGCTCGACTTCGAGCGTTGTGTGCCCGCCCGAACCGGTCTCCCGGGCTACCATCCGGCTGTGCTGCTGAAGCTCTTCATCTACGGCTATCTGACCCGCATCCCGTCCAGCCGTCGCCTGGAGCGTGAGGCGGGTCGCAATGTCGAGGTGATGTGGCTGACCGGCCGCCTGGTGCCCGATCACAAGACCATCGCCGATTTCCGGCGCGATAACGGGGCAGCGATCCGCAGGACCTGCGCGCAGTTCGTGGAGCTGTGCCGGCGGATCGGGGTGCTGAAGGGCGATTGCGTGGCCATCGACGGCAGCAAGTTCAAGGCCGTGAACAACCGCGACAGGAACTTCACAAAGAACAAGATCGCCAGCCGCTTGGCCCATCTGGAGGCTGATGTCTCGCGGTATGTCGATGACATGGCCCGTATCGACCGCCAGGAAGAGGGGGAAGCCCGGGCTGACAAGGTCGCCCATCTCGCTCGCCGCTACGGTCGTATCCGGCAGGAGATTGCCCGGCTGAAGGCAATGGAGAAGGCCCTGACCGAGGCGCCCGACGGGCAGATCTCGCTGACGGTTCCCGATGCCCGCGCCATGGCGACCAGCGCCCGGCACAGCGGCATGGTCGGCTACAACGTCCAGACCGCGGTCGATACCGGGACGCATCTGATCGTGGCACATG is part of the Rhodovulum sp. MB263 genome and encodes:
- a CDS encoding anti-phage dCTP deaminase → MRKVTERTSSKGEIPGAKDSKEVISQNRSGEMFFAVVGPVGAGGSRVIDSLLRACAASDYKTEWIKASTLIKKWHEEIGTPLPEVTEKTLELVEAYQDAGDKMRERDAAEVARAVMREIARLRAKANEVNYVRGEPVRPNNERRAYLIDSIRHPAEVNLLRRTYGNAFALVGVVCEESRREQRILEKYFRRPRHGEQAVKDQVKRFMQRDSDDAGNKRGQHVAEAFFEADYFVDNSEDDPSGTKFALDEPLGRLVNIVAHDQIVRPTMEETAMHHAHSARVRSACLSRQVGAALVDSDGTVVATGVNEVPAAGGGVYGEGFGKPHEHEDHRCAFRETRFCSSNQQQNKIMDELIAALPELDAVGDKLGLAARIRKTRLGGLIEFSRAVHAEMDALLSAGREGVSTVGTRLFVTTFPCHYCARHIVGAGVYEVQYIEPYPKSLALELHSDAIETNPFKWQPPERKSMAVQKKGAEQQPRPETAPTPREPGKVLFRPFVGVSPRMYTRAFEKTWRLKDKVTGDFEMEAPEWGDEWSPFTVGYPELEAALTK
- a CDS encoding IS1182 family transposase yields the protein MVGFIDGIDREQVTLFPDRLEDWIGEDHLVRVVDLFVEELDLPALDFERCVPARTGLPGYHPAVLLKLFIYGYLTRIPSSRRLEREAGRNVEVMWLTGRLVPDHKTIADFRRDNGAAIRRTCAQFVELCRRIGVLKGDCVAIDGSKFKAVNNRDRNFTKNKIASRLAHLEADVSRYVDDMARIDRQEEGEARADKVAHLARRYGRIRQEIARLKAMEKALTEAPDGQISLTVPDARAMATSARHSGMVGYNVQTAVDTGTHLIVAHDVTNQGFDRDQLHPMAAAARKALRRDDLHAIADKGYFSGSQILACHQAGITTTVPRPETSGNRGKGMYVKADFAYDTARDVYVCPAGEELIYRYTREEDGLRVGRYLTNECQHCPVRHRCTSSKERRITRWDHEHLVDAMRKRLGGEADPMTLRRCTVEHPFGTLKAWMGHTHFLTRRLKNVGTEMALNVLAYNIKRVVALMGIRGLMRAIAA